In the genome of Falsirhodobacter halotolerans, the window ACGTATCGACGACCTGCGCCCCATAGGTCGCGATCTGCGCCGACGCAATATAGACGTTGTCGGCGGCCAGCGTGCGCGTCAGGTCATACAGAAGGCCGGGCCGGTCGCGGGTGTCCACCTCGATGATGGTGTAGATGTCGGAGCCGTCATTGTCGAAGACGATATGGGTGGGAAAGCGGAAGGCGCTGTCGCGTTTCTTGACCTTGTCGCGGTCGGCGAACGCCTCGCGCGCGACGACCTCGCCTTTCAGGATGCGGTCGATCAGCTGGCGCAGGCGGGGCAGGCGGGCAAGGTCGTAGGGCGCGCCGTCGGCGTCGTGGATCCAGAAGACCGCGGTGGCATAGCCGTCCTTGGTGGTATAGGTGCGCGCATCGACGATGTTGGCCCCGGCCAGCGCCAAGGCCCCCGCAAGGCGCGAGAAGATGCCCGGATGATCGGCCAGCGCGAAACAGGCGCGGGTGGCGGCGCGGTCCGGCTCCACGTCCAGATCGATGCGGATCTCGTCATCGCCAAGGCCGTCCAGAAGGCGGGCGAAGACCACCTGCGCCTCGGTCGGCAGGCCCTGCCAGTAGGGGGGGTAGTGGCGGGCCATTTCGGCCCGCAACCCGCGGGGGGACCAGTCGGCCAAGGCGGCGCGCAGGGCGCGGCGGGCCTCGCCCTCGCGGTGCTGGCGGTTCAGGGTTTCAAGCCCCCCTTCCAGCGCCGCCTCGGTATCGCGGTAAAGCTGGCGCAGAAGCTGCGCCTTCCAGTTGTTCCAAGTGCCCGGACCCACGCCGATGATGTCGCAGGTGGTCAGGACGGTCAGCAGGTCCAGCCGTTTGCGCGACCGCACCGCCTTGGCGAAATCGGCCACGGTGCGGGGATCGGAGATGTCGCGTTTCTGCGCCACGTCCGACATAAGAAGGTGATAGCGGACCAGCCATTCGATCGTGTCGCATTCCTCGGGCGTCAGGCCGAAGCGGCGGGTGACGCGGCGGGCGATCTGCGCCCCCAGGATCGAATGATCCTCGGGTCGGCCCTTGCCGATGTCGTGCAGCAGCAGGGCGATATACATCAGGCGGCGGAAGGTGCCGTCGCGCATCACCTCGGGCGCCACGGGAACGTCGTCCGCCATCTCCCCTTGCTCGATCCGCGCGAAGGTGGAGATGCACTGGATCGTGTGTTCGTCCACGGTATAGTGGTGATAGACGTTGAACTGCATCATCGCGACGATGCGCCCGAATTCGGGTATGAACGCCCCCAGCACCCCCAATTCGTTCATCGACCGCAGGATGCGTTCGGGGTTGCCGTGTTTCAGCATCAGGTCAAGAAAGATGCGGTTCGCCTCGCGGTCCTGCGCCATGTCGTCGTCGATCAAGGGCAGGTTCGCCGCGATCAGGCGCTGGGTGTCGGGATGCATCATCGTGCCGGTGCGCTGCACCTCCTCGAAGATGCGCAGGATGTTCAGCTTGTCGCTCAGGAACGTCGAGGGATCGCGGGGTTCGATGCGGCCGTGGTTCAGGCGGTAATCGCGTTTCAGCACCTTGCGGCGGCGCAAAAGGCCCATCAGCCGCGCCTCGCCCTTGGCATGGCGGGCCTCCAGCTCGGCCAGAAAGACGCTGGTCAATTCGCCCACGCGGGTGGCCTGGCGGAAATATTCCTGCATGAACCGTTCGACGCCGCGACGGCCGGGGCGATCCTCGAACCCCATGCGGGCGGCCACCTCCACCTGCATGTCGAAGGTCAGCTTGTCCACCGCGCGGCCGGCGGCGTAATGCAGGTGGGACCGGACGGTCCACAGGAAATCCTCGGCCGCGCGGAACAGGTTGTATTCGTCGCGGGTGAACAGATCGGCGGCGACCAGCCCTTCGGCTTTCGGCACGCGGTGCAGGTATTTGCCGATCCAATAGAGGGTCTGAAGATCGCGCAGGCCGCCCTTGCCCTCTTTCACGTTGGGTTCCAGCACATAGCGCTGGCCCCCCTGGCGTTGGTGGCGTTCGGCGCGTTCGGCCAGTTTCGCCTCGATGAACTCCGGCCCCGATTTGCGGAACAGGTCCGTCCACAGGCGTTCGGGCAGGGTGGCGGCCAGCGCCGCATCGCCGGTGATGAACCGCTGTTCCAGCAGGGCGGTGCGGATGGTGATGTCCGACCGCGCCATCGTCAGGCATTCGGACACGGACCGCGTGGCGTGGCCGACCTTCAGCTTCAAATCCCACAGGATATACAGCGTCGCCTCCACCACCGCGCGGTCGGCGTCGGTGGCGCGCGGCTGGGTCAGGAACAAGAGGTCCACATCGGAGAAGGGGGCCATCTCCTCGCGGCCATACCCGCCGACGGCGATGACGGCCAGATGGGCGTCGCCCGATTGCCCGGCCACGGCGAAGGCGGTGGTCACCAACCGATCCACCAGCGCCGATTGCCCGTTGATCAGGGCGCGGGCGTCATGAGGGTGGGCGGCGAAGGCCGCGCGCAGTTCGGCCTCGCCCTCGCGCCGAAGATCGGACAGCACGCGGATCGCCGCATCGCGCCATTGGCGCGGGTCGGCGTCGGGGGGCAGACCCTCCGCGATCCGGGAGCGGAGCGCGGAGGTGTCGGGCGGTTCAGAAACCGAAGCCGCGAGAGAAGCTGCGGGGGGCTGGGTCAATGACGCGCACCTGATTGTTGGAGATCTGCGCGATGGCCAGCGCGCGTTCGTTGGTGCCGTTCGTCAGAAGGCGGAACGCGCCGCCCGTGCCCGTAAAGCCCGAGGCCTGCGTCAGGTTCGCCTGCGTGATCGGACGCCCCGATTTCGCCAGCGCGCCGATGGCCGCGATCCCGTCATAGGCGAGGCCGGAAATCGGATGCGGCGCGCCGCCATAGGTCTGGCTGTAGCGGGCGGTGTATTGCTGCCACGGGCCCGGATCGGGCTGGGCGAACCAGCCGCCCTGCACGCCCGGCAGGCTGATCGTCTGGGTCGGGATGTCCCAGCGGGTCAGGCCCATGAACTGCACCATGTCCTGCCCCAGACCCGCATCGCGCAGGCTTTGGCTGATCATCGGCAGGGCGCCCGCGCTGTCGGCGGTCAGGAAGACGGAATTGGCCCCCGCCTCCTGGGTGCGGGTGGCGATGCCGGGGACGGCGTTGCGGATGCCGTTCTGCGAGAAGTCGTAGCCTTCCTCGCCCACCACGGTCGCGCCGGCCTGCCGTGCCCCGCTGGCGATGGCGGTGCGTCCCGCCTCGCCCGCGGCGGTGCGGTCATAGACGGTCATCACCCGCCCGGCATTGTTGCCTGCGGCGTATCCCGCCAGACGGCGGGCCGTGTTTTCGAACGTCTGGCCAAGGACATAGACATTGCCGCCCGCGACCGAGGTGTTGTTGGAGAAGGCCAGCACGTTGATCCCCTGCGGGGCCACGGCATTGCCGACCGCGTTTGCCTCGGCGGCGAAGACGGGGCCGAGGATGACCTGCGCCCCCTCCTGCACCGCAAGGCGGGCCTGCTGCGCGGCCACGCTGGCCTGACCGGAGGTGCGATAGACCTTGAGGTCGATCGTGTTCGCCCCCAAATCGCGGATGGCAAGACGGGCCGCGTTCTCCAGTCCGCGGGCCAGATCGTCATCGTTGCTGCGGCCGGATCCGGCCGGCACCAGCAGCGCGACCTGAACGGCCTGTCCGCGCGATGCGGCGGGTCCTTGGTTTGCAGTGGTCACGGGTTCGCAGGCGGCGAGCGCCAGGGCGGACAGCGCGATGGCGGCGTGGCCCAACGACTTGCGGGCGCGGGTGAAAATGGACAACATTCCCTCGGTTCCTCTATCCCGTGGCGGGTAATCCTGCGAAAGCCTAGGGCGGATGCGGGGCGAAGGCAACTTATCGAAGGGACAAAGGATGGCGACGCTGGCCCATGGGCTTTATTTCGTGGCGACGCCGATCGGGGCGGCGCGCGACATCACCCTGCGCGCGCTGGACATCCTGCGCGAGGCCGACGTTCTGGCGGCGGAGGATACGCGCACCCTGCGGCACCTGATGGAGATCCACGGCGTGGCGCTGAACGGGCGGCCGCTCGTCGCCTATCACGACCACAATGGCGGGCAGGCGACCCCCCGCCTGATCCGCGCGCTGGAGGAGGGCAAGACCGTCGCCTATGCCTCCGAGGCGGGAACGCCGCTGGTCTCCGATCCGGGGTTCGAACTGGGGCGGGAGGCGATCGCGGCGGGGCTGCCGGTGCTGACCGCGCCCGGCCCCTCGGCAGTGATCGCCGCGCTGACCGTGGCGGGGCTGCCGTCGGACCGGTTCATGTTCGCGGGCTTCCTGCCGGCCACCCGTTCGGCGCGGCAGAGGGTGCTGCGCGAACTGGCGGGGGTGCCCGCGACGCTGATCTTCTACGAATCGCCGCGGCGGCTTGCGGCGTCCCTTGCGGACATGGCCGACGTTCTGGGCCCCCGCGATGCCGCCGTCTGCCGCGAGCTGACCAAACGGTTCGAGGAGGTGGTGCGCGATCCGCTGCCCGATCTGGCCGCGACCTTTGCCGACCGCGACGTGAAGGGGGAGATCGTGGTGCTGGTGGATCGCGGCACGCCCGAAGTCGCGACCGAGGCCGACGTGGAAACCGCCCTGCGCGCCGCGTTGGAAACCGCGTCGGTCAAGGATGCGGCGGCGCAGGTGGCCGCGCGGCTGGGCCTTCCCAAGCGCGACGTCTATCAGATGGCGCTGAAGCTGTGAGCGCCACGAACCACCACGCGGGGCTCGCGGCGGAGGAGATCGTGGTGCGCCATTACGGCCTGCCCGTCGCCGCGCGGCGCTGGCGGGGGCCGGGGGGAGAGATCGACCTGATCCTGCGCGACGGCGCGCAGGTGATCTTCGTGGAGGTGAAGGCCGGACGCCGCGCCGCCCATGCCCTGCGGCCCGCGCAAGTCGCCCGCATCCGCGCCTCGGCCCTGGCTTTTCTGGGAAACGAGCCTTTGGGCCAGCGCACGGAATGCCGGTTCGACGTGGCGCTGGTGACCGATGGACGGGTGGAGGTCATTGCCAACCTGATGTGACCGCGCCACATATGGGCGCACATAGAAGGAGAGCCGCATGAAGGTCGCATTCCAGATGGACCCGATGGGGGACGTCAACATCGATGGGGACAGCACCTTCCGCATCGCGCTTGAGGCGCAGGCGCGGGGGCACACGCTGTTCCACTATCACCCGCAGCATCTGGCCTTCGACGAAGGGCGCATCACCGCGCGCGGCCAGTGGATGGAGCTGCGTCGCGAAAAGGGCAACCACGTCACGTTCTCGGACACCGAGGTGGTGGATCTGTCCACGATGGATGTGGTCTGGCTGCGGCAGGATCCGCCGTTCGACATGGGCTACATCACCTCCACCCACCTGCTCGACATGCTGCCCGACAGCGTGCAGGTGGTGAACGACCCGTTCTGGGTGCGGAACTATCCCGAAAAGCTTCTGGTGCTGACCTTTCCGCATCTGACGCCGCCGACGATGATCGCCCGCGATCTGGCGACGATCCGCGAGTTCAAGGCGCGACACGGCGACATCATCCTGAAGCCGCTCTATGGCAATGGCGGCGCGGGGGTGTTCCGGCTGGACGGCAACGATCGCAACCTGTCCTCGCTGCACGAGTTGTTCACGGGCATGAGCCGGGAGCCGCTGATCGTGCAGAAATTCCTGCCCGCCGTGTCCAAGGGCGACAAGCGTGTGATCCTGGTGAATGGCGAGCCGATCGGGGCGATCAACCGTGTCCCGCAGGAAGGCGAGACGCGGTCCAACATGCATGTGGGCGGACGGCCCGAAAAAGTGGCCCTGACCGATCGGGATCGCGAGATCTGCGCGGCGATCGGCCCGCTGTTGCGGGAAAAGGGGCAGGTCTTCGTCGGCATCGACGTGATCGGTGACTGGCTGACCGAAATCAACGTGACCTCGCCCACCGGGTTGCAGGAACTGGAGCGGTTCGATGGCACGAACGGCGCGGCCCTGATCTGGGAGGCGATCGAGGCCAAGGCCTGAGGCCCGCCTTCAAGGCCCGCCGGACATTCCGGCGGGCTTTTTCATGCCCGGCGACGGGTCACTTCGTCAGGATCAGTTTCCCCGCCCGGGTGATCCGCAGGCTGTAGATCTGCCCGTTCAGCACGATTCGCGCCTGATTGCCGCCATCGGTCAGGCGGGTGGCGTCATGCACCGGAAGCGTGGTGTCGATCAGGTGGGACAGGTCGGTCATCGCGTTCATGATGGGCGCTCCATACGATCAATGAGGGCGGTCAGGCCGTTGGACGGGGCCAGCCCGGACAGGGCTTGGCGCAGGATTTCGGGCAGGTCCGCATCGGAACCGGGGGTGGGCGTCGGCGAAGGCTGAGACATGGGTCACCTTTGGGATTCGCATCGTCTGTCCCGATAAACTGAGCGATTTACTCAGGTCTGTAAATACTGATTTTTTTACTCGGGAATAAAAGGCGGCTTTTCGCCGCGTTGGTGATCCGGCCCATGCACCCCATATGTCGATCCACAACGTATGGAGGATCGCATGAAGGACGCAAAATCCCTGCTCGACGGGTTGGTTCGGGGTCTGGGCGGCGGCGCGTCGGGAGGCTTGGGCGGTGTGCCGGGCGGCCTGGGGCAGATGGCCGAACAGGCCAAGGGGCTGTGGGACCAGCAGGGCGGCATGACCAAGATGGCGGCGGGCGGCGGTCTGGTCGCGCTGCTTCTGGGGGGGCGCGGCACGAAGAAGATCGCCGGCACCGCGTTGAAGGTCGGCGGCGCGGCGGTGGTCGGGGCCTTGGCCATGCGCGCGTGGCAGGACTGGCAGGCCGGCAAGCAGGCCGAGATCGCGAAGGCCCCCACGCCCGCGGCGCTTCCCTCGCCCGAGGGGACGGTGTTCCTGCCGTCGGACGCGGCGGCGGCGGACGATCTGTCCACCCGTCTGGTGCAGGCGATGGTGGCGGCGGCCAAGGCCGACGGCCACATCACCGATGACGAACGCGCCCGCATCACCGAACAGCTGGGCAATATCGGGCTGGACGCCGAGGGCGAGAAGATGATCGCCGACGAACTGAACACCCCCCTGGATGTGGGCCACATCGCAGGCCTTGCCCGCACACCCGAGGAGGGGGCCGAGATCTATGCCGCCTCGCTTCTGGTGGTGGACCCGGACGCGCCGGCAGAGAAAGGATATCTGGCCATGCTGGCCGCGCGGCTGAAGCTGGATCCCGAACTGGTGAAGCATCTTCACGCGCGGGTGGCCGAACTGGCCTGACATTGCGCCCGCCGCGCCGTCGTGATTGGACTGTGACATCAGGTCACAGGAGTCGGCGATGCGGGTGTTTCTGAACGGGTTCGGGCGAATCGGGCGTTCGGTTCTGCGGGCGTGGATGAAGGGCGGCTGGCCGCAGCTTCAGATCGTGGGCATCAACGATATCGCCACGCCCGAGATGTGCGCCTATCTGTTCCAGTATGACAGCGTGTTCGGGCCATGGTCCGGCACGGTCGCGCTGGAGGGGGGGGCGCTGGTGGTGGACGGCCGCCCCCTTGCGTTGCACCGGACCGCCGATCTGTCCTCGCTGGATCTGTCGGGCGTCGACGTGGTCTTGGAATGCACGGGGCGGGCGGACAGCCCCGAGGTCGCCACGCGCGGTCTGCGGGCGGGAGCACGGCGGGTGCTGATCTCCGGCCCCTCCGCCGCCGCCGATGTGACGCTGGTTCTGGGCGCGAACGAGGATGCGTTGCGGGACGAGCATCGGATCATTTCCAACGCCTCCTGCACGACCAATGCGCTGGCCCCCCTGATGCGGCTGCTGGATGTGGAATGGGGCATCGTGACGGGCACGATGACCACGATCCACTGCTATACCGGCAGCCAGCCCACGGTGGATGCCCCGGCGGCGGATTACGCCCGGTCGCGGGCGGCGGCGCTGTCGATGGTGCCCACGACCACCTCGGCCCAGCGGCTTCTGGACATGGTGCTGCCGCATCTGGCGGGGCGGGTGCTGGGATCGGCGGTGCGGGTGCCGGTGGCGTCGGTGTCGGCGGTGGATCTGGCGGTGATGACCGACCGTCCCGCCAAGGCGGAGGCGGTGAACGCGGCGTTCCGGGCGGCGGGGGGCGTCATCGGCGCGGTGGATGGCCCGCTGGTCAGCACGGACCTTCGCGCGCGGCCCGAAAGCGTGATCATGGCCTGCCCCGAAACCCGCGTGACCACGGGCGGAATGCTGCGGGTCTTCGGCTGGTATGACAACGAATGGGGCTTTTCCAACCGGATGCTGGACATGGCGGCGCGGCTTTAGTCCCGCAGCCATCCTTCCGGCGACCGCCGGAACCGTTGCGATGCGATTTCGTCGAACACCGCATCCGCACCCGCCGAAATGGCGGTGACGGCAATTTCCGCCCGGCTGACATCCAGCACGTTGAAACTGTTTTCCTGGTTGCGCAGCCGATCGGACAGGCCCGTTCCCGCCTGCACGAACAAAAGGCCCGGCGCGGTGGTGAAGGGCCCGATATGCGTTGTGTGAATGTGCCCGCACAGCACCACATCCGCCCCGCAGTCCGACAGCGCCTTCAGCGCCTTGGCCGATCCGCGCATCAGCTTCTTGTCCGTCCCTTCCAGATGTTCCAGCGGGTGATGCACCACGACCACCCGCGCGCGGTCGCCCGCGTCGGCAAAGGCGCGGCACACCCGGGTGCGGGTCCGTTCGGAAAAGCGCCCCGACTGATGGGCGAAGCGGTTGACGGTGTTGACGCCGACGACGACCATGCGGTCATCTTCGTGCGTCGGTTCCAGATTGGCGTCGATATGGGTGCGATACCGGTGCCACGGCCACAGCATTCGCACGAACAGATTGTCCAGCGGCGTGTCGTGGTTGCCGGGCACCGCCAGCACCTTCGCCTCGATCCGGTCGATGAAGGCGCGGGCGGCCTGGAACTGCGACACCCGCGCGCGCTGGGTGAAATCGCCGGAAATCACGCACAGGTCGGGTTTCAGCGCGTTGGTCCGCTCCAGCAGCGGTTCCAGCAGCGCGGGGGAGGTCCGGCCGAAATGCAGGTCGGACAGATGGACGATACGCTTCATGCCGTGACCACGCGGTCGGCCTTGCGCGGGATGATGATCGACAGGGCGTCGGGTTCGATGGCAAATTCCAGCGGGGTCGGCATACGGGATTTCTCGCCGTCATAGGCGACCAGAAGCTTGCCGCCGTTCGTGTCGATGCTGATGGCGCGGGTGTGGATCAGGTCGATGTCGCGGCCCAGCTTCACCGTGCCCATGCACAGCCGCCACGTCGTCTTGATCAACGCCCATTTCCCCTCGGCATGGGAAATGAAAAGGACGAGGTCGTCGTTGCTGATCTCCTCCATCCCCGGCAGCCCGAAGCGTTCCAGCTGATAGGCGGAGCGGGCGACGAAGACCAGCGGCGTGCGGACCGTGCGCGTTCCCTCATCGGTGATCAGCGTCATGGTCCAGGGCTTGCGATAGCGCAGGAAGGTTTTCAGCACCGACCAGTGGGCGGCGATGCGCCAGCGGCCCCAGCGTTTATAGACCGTTTCGCGTTGTTTCAGGATCGCGGGATAAATGCCGATGCTGGCGTTGTTCAGAAACACCTGCCCGTTCACCGTGCCCACGGCGATGCGATGCGGATCCCCGTTCAGAATGGCGCGGGCGGCGGGTTCGGGCTCTTGCGGAAACTCCAACCCCCGGGCGAAATAGTTGAAGGTGCCAAGGGGCAGAACGCCCAGCGCGGCGTCCGACCCCTTCATGGCATTGGCCACGCCCATCACGGTTCCGTCGCCCCCCGCCGCCACGATGGTGGTGAACCCGTCGTCCAGCGCCTGCCGCACGGTGTCCGCCAGATCCTGACCCGGTTGCCAGCGGCGCAGGGTGGCGCCACCGAACACGGCCATGGCGGCGTCGATGGCTTCGGCGTCGCGGGTGTTGCGACCCGATCCGGGGTTGGCGATCACGCAGATCGAGGCGGGGTCGATGGGCATGGGGGTCCTCGCAAGGGTTACGAGGACGAACGCGGCCCGCGCCGTTCGGTTTCCTGTCTTATTCGTTCAGACACGCGGCCAGCGTGTCCGCCAGCCCGGTCATCAGGTCGGCATAAAGCTCCGGCCCTTCGGTCAGCGTTCCGCCCTCTGGGTCCAGCGCGCCGCCCAGACGCACACCGGCATCCGCCGCCATCTGTTCGGCCAGTTTGGGATCGTGCAGGCGTTCGGGGAAGATGCAGGTGGCGGGACCTGCCGCCGCCCGGATATCCCGCAACCGCGCGGCCGAGGGGGAGGAGGCGTCGCCTTCGGTGATCGCGCCCGCCACGGTCAGGTCATACCGGTCGGCCAGATAGCCATAGGCGTCGTGGAAGACGACGAAGGGTTTGCCCTGCACGGTGTCGAACGTCGCCTCCAGATCGGTGTCCAGTGCGGTGATCCGGTCGCGCGCCGCCTCGGCATTGGCACGATAGGTGTCGGCATTGTCGGGATCTGCCTCGGCCAGACGTGCGGCGATGGCATCAAGCCAGACGGCGGCGTTGTCGGGGTTCAGCCAGGCATGGGGGTCGAGGCCGTCATGGGAATGGCCGTGATCGTGATCGTGGTCGCCGTGGTCATGCCCCTCGTGGTCGTGATCGTGCCCCTCATGGTCATGGTCATGGTCATGGTCATGGTCATCGGCATAGGCGCGGGTGGTCAGCCCGTCCACATGCAGCAAGGCCAGATCGTCGCCCGTTTCCACATTGGTCAGGGTGGTGTTCAGCCACGGCGTCATCTCCGGCCCCACCCAGAAGATCACATCGGCCTGTTGCAGGCTACGGACTTGGCTGGGGCGCAGCTGGAAATGGTGCGGATCGGTGCCGGGGGGCAGAAGGACCGGCGGCGTTTCACCCAGCACCTGCGCCACCAGCGATTGCACGGGGGCGATATCGGTCACCACTTTCACATCGGCCAGCGCGGGGGTGGCAAGTGTCGCCAACAGCAACGATATTGTATAACGCATCATTCGACCTTTCCAGAATACGGGGCAGGTCTTATATGTGATACTATAACAGGTCAAGAGGACGCCATGCCGGACCCGCTTGCTTTCGCCCGCCACGACCACGCCCATTGCGCCCATGGGGCGATGGCCCATGCCGAGGATCTGGCCAAACGCGAGGGGCTGCGCCTGACACCCGTGCGCCGCCGCGTGCTGGAGATCCTGCTGGAGGATCACCGCGCGCTGGGGGCTTATGACGTGCTGCAACGGCTGGCGGCGGAGGGGTTCGGCAATCAGCCGCCCGTTGCCTATCGTGCGCTGGAATTCCTGGTGGAGCATGGGCTGGCCCACCGCATTCAGCGTCTGAACGCCTTTACCGCCTGCGCCCATCCGGGCGAAGCCCATGCCCCGGTCTTTCTGATCTGCCGCAGTTGCAACACGGTGGCGGAGGCGGCGGGCGATGCGATCCGCGCCGCGCTGGAACGCGGGGCGGGCGATCTGGGCTTCACGGTGGAGCGCAGCAACATCGAGGCGCTGGGCCTTTGCGCCCCCTGCCGGACGGCCGGGGCATGACGCTGATCGCCGCCGAACACCTGTGGGTGCGGCTGGGCAACCAGCCGGTGCTGGAAGATGTCAGCCTGTCCCTCGAGGCGGGAGAGATCGTGACCATCGTCGGCCCGAACGGGTCGGGGAAATCGACGCTGCTGCGCACCATCCTTGGCGCGGTGCGCCCCGACCGGGGGCGTGTGCGGCGGCAGGCGGGGCTTCGTGTCGGCTATGTCCCGCAGAAGCTGGCGCTGGACCCGACCCTGCCGATGCCGGTGGGGCGCTTCCTGTCCTTGCCCCGCCGCCATGTCGCGGCAAGGGTGACCGAGGCCCTGGCCCGCGTCGATCTGCCGGGGGTGGAGGCGCGCCCGCTGGCCGGTCTGTCGGGCGGGCAGATGCAGCGCGTCCTCCTGGCCCGCGCCCTGCTGGAGGAACCGCAGGCCATCCTGCTGGACGAACCGACCCAAGGTCTCGATCAGCCGGGCGAGGCCGCCTTCTATCGCCTGCTGGAGGAGGTGCGCCGCACCACGGGTGCCGCCGTCCTGATGGTCAGCCACGATCTGCATGTCGTCATGGCGGCGTCCGACCGCGTCATCTGCCTCAACCGACATGTGTGCTGCGAGGGGGCGCCCGCCATGGTGTCGAACGCGCCGGAATACCGCGCGCTGTTCGGGCTGGGGACCCAAGGGGCGCTGGCGCTTTATCGTCACGACCACGACCACACGCACGATCATTGCGACCATGAGGGGCACAGCCATGCTGGATGATTTCCTGATCCGCGCGGGGCTCGCCGGTGTGGGCGTGGCGGGGGCGACGGGGCCTTTGGGCGTCTTCGTCGTCTGGCGGCGCATGGCCTATTTCGGGGATGCGACGGCCCATGCGGCGATTCTGGGCGTGGCACTGGCGCTGGCGGTGGATCTGCCGATCGCGACGGGCACGCTCTTGGTGGCGGGGGCGATGGCGCTGACGGTGGCCGGGCTGACCGGGCGCGGCTGGGCGGCGGATACCGTGCTGGGCGTCGCGGCGCATGGCGCGCTGGCCGTGGGGCTGGTCGCGATCAGCTTCGTCCAAGGGGTGCGGCTGGACCTTCAAAGCTATCTTTTCGGCGACATCCTGGCGGTGTCGCGCGGGGATATCGCCTTTGTCTGGGGCGGGGCGCTGGTGGTGGCGGGGCTGATCGCGTGGCGGTGGAACCGGCTGCTTCTCTCCACCGTCAACACCGATCTGGCGCAGGCCGCGGGCATCCGGCC includes:
- a CDS encoding metallophosphoesterase family protein — translated: MKRIVHLSDLHFGRTSPALLEPLLERTNALKPDLCVISGDFTQRARVSQFQAARAFIDRIEAKVLAVPGNHDTPLDNLFVRMLWPWHRYRTHIDANLEPTHEDDRMVVVGVNTVNRFAHQSGRFSERTRTRVCRAFADAGDRARVVVVHHPLEHLEGTDKKLMRGSAKALKALSDCGADVVLCGHIHTTHIGPFTTAPGLLFVQAGTGLSDRLRNQENSFNVLDVSRAEIAVTAISAGADAVFDEIASQRFRRSPEGWLRD
- a CDS encoding diacylglycerol/lipid kinase family protein; this translates as MPIDPASICVIANPGSGRNTRDAEAIDAAMAVFGGATLRRWQPGQDLADTVRQALDDGFTTIVAAGGDGTVMGVANAMKGSDAALGVLPLGTFNYFARGLEFPQEPEPAARAILNGDPHRIAVGTVNGQVFLNNASIGIYPAILKQRETVYKRWGRWRIAAHWSVLKTFLRYRKPWTMTLITDEGTRTVRTPLVFVARSAYQLERFGLPGMEEISNDDLVLFISHAEGKWALIKTTWRLCMGTVKLGRDIDLIHTRAISIDTNGGKLLVAYDGEKSRMPTPLEFAIEPDALSIIIPRKADRVVTA
- a CDS encoding zinc ABC transporter substrate-binding protein, which codes for MMRYTISLLLATLATPALADVKVVTDIAPVQSLVAQVLGETPPVLLPPGTDPHHFQLRPSQVRSLQQADVIFWVGPEMTPWLNTTLTNVETGDDLALLHVDGLTTRAYADDHDHDHDHDHEGHDHDHEGHDHGDHDHDHGHSHDGLDPHAWLNPDNAAVWLDAIAARLAEADPDNADTYRANAEAARDRITALDTDLEATFDTVQGKPFVVFHDAYGYLADRYDLTVAGAITEGDASSPSAARLRDIRAAAGPATCIFPERLHDPKLAEQMAADAGVRLGGALDPEGGTLTEGPELYADLMTGLADTLAACLNE
- a CDS encoding Fur family transcriptional regulator gives rise to the protein MPDPLAFARHDHAHCAHGAMAHAEDLAKREGLRLTPVRRRVLEILLEDHRALGAYDVLQRLAAEGFGNQPPVAYRALEFLVEHGLAHRIQRLNAFTACAHPGEAHAPVFLICRSCNTVAEAAGDAIRAALERGAGDLGFTVERSNIEALGLCAPCRTAGA
- a CDS encoding metal ABC transporter ATP-binding protein, producing the protein MTLIAAEHLWVRLGNQPVLEDVSLSLEAGEIVTIVGPNGSGKSTLLRTILGAVRPDRGRVRRQAGLRVGYVPQKLALDPTLPMPVGRFLSLPRRHVAARVTEALARVDLPGVEARPLAGLSGGQMQRVLLARALLEEPQAILLDEPTQGLDQPGEAAFYRLLEEVRRTTGAAVLMVSHDLHVVMAASDRVICLNRHVCCEGAPAMVSNAPEYRALFGLGTQGALALYRHDHDHTHDHCDHEGHSHAG
- a CDS encoding metal ABC transporter permease, whose protein sequence is MLDDFLIRAGLAGVGVAGATGPLGVFVVWRRMAYFGDATAHAAILGVALALAVDLPIATGTLLVAGAMALTVAGLTGRGWAADTVLGVAAHGALAVGLVAISFVQGVRLDLQSYLFGDILAVSRGDIAFVWGGALVVAGLIAWRWNRLLLSTVNTDLAQAAGIRPGREALVLTIALALVVALSLKIVGALLISALLIIPAAAARPLARSPEQMVAGATAIGAVSALGGLWASAHWDTPAGPSIVSAAVAIFALTVVAGRLRR